CTGGAAACCGACGAGATAAATCGATAGCAGGGAGGCCTGCTCGGCAGTCCGCATAAGCGCGGAAATCCCGAGGCAGATCGCCGTCATGGCCCCGTTGATCAGGAGCAGGAAGATGATATGGCTCTCGAAGCCTCCCCCACCGCCCCGGAAGGGTGCGAAGAGATTCACGAACACGCCCATCCAGAGGGACTGCGCCAAAACCAAGCAGGCGAGGAAGGCCACCTTGCTCGCGAGGTAGGCGCTGGGGCGGAGCCCGCCGAATTTCTCCTTCTCGAAGATCTGCCGCTCGCCCGCGATCTCGCGGGCCGAGTTATTCGAGCCCATGAGGGAGAGCAGGATCACTTGGAACATGATGATGCCCGAAATCGCCGAGCCGACCGTCACCTGATCCCGCTTCACCGTCTGCTGCTCCGCAATCTCCGCGACGATGTTCCCCTGCCGGGTGTCAGAAAGGTTCGCGATCTGGCCGTTCGCATTCTCGGAGAACAGCGTTACCAGAATCGGGAAACAGAGCAGGATCGCGAGCTGGAGGAAGACCTGTCCGCGGTCGCGGAAGAAGATCCGCCAGCGCCGTGAGAGCAGGGTCATGAACTGGGTCATGAAGCCCGGAGTGCGGACCTTCGGGGTCTCTTCGGCAGGGGAAGTAAGCGGAGCCACTTTCTCCAGGACGGTGGTGCCGACTTCGGCGGCGGGAGCCGACTCCCCTTGAGACGAAGTGGACACCGGCTGGTTCACGACCCCCAGCGGAAGATGAAGCGCCCCCGAATCGATGAGCTTGGTGCGCACCTTGTCCAGCTTGCTGTAGTACGGCGCGCGGTGCTTCATCCACGAGCTCTGCCAGCGCTCGGAGGTTTGAGTGGCGAGCTTCGGATACACCTCCTCGGTATCGTGCACCGAGAAATAGTGGGTCACCTGATCCGGCGGACCGTGATAGGCCACCCGGCCTTCATGCAGTACGAGGATGGAATCATAGAGCTCGAGGTGAGCGAGCGAGTGCGTGACCGAGAGGACAATGCGCCCTTCGCGACGGGAGAGATCATGAAGCAAGCGGACGATCTCGCGCTCCGAGCGGGGATCAAGGCCGCTGGTCACCTCATCGCAGAGCAAGAGCTTGGGATCGGAGACCAATTCCATGGCCAGGCCTAGACGGCGCTTCTGGCCTCCGGAAAGCACCTTCACCTGACGGTCTGCAATCGCAGCGAGGCCGGTCTCCTCCAGCACGCGATCGATGCGATGGTCCAGCTCCTCATTGTCGCGGACGGCCACGCGCAGCTTGGTGGCGGCTTCCACCGATTCGTCCACCGTAAGCGGATCGTAAGCGATGGAGAACTGGGGTACATAGCCGATGTCCGAGGCTTCGAGATCACCTTCCACCGAGAGATTCCGGCCTTCCCAGTAGAGGCCGCCGGAGGATTCCGGATTCAGCCCCGCGATGGTCTTGAGCAAGGTGGTCTTGCCACAGCCGGAGGGGCCGACGATGGCCATGAAGTGCCCGCGGGGAATCCTGATGTTGACCAGATCGACGAGGTTGATCGACTCGCCGTCCTTCTTGATGGTGAAACAAACGTCCTGAAGTTCGAGCACGGTTCGAAGGGTGAATTCGGATGCTTACGCAACAAAGCGAAGGAATTGCGCAAGGGCGAGAAGAAAGGAGGGGCCGAAGCCAGCACCCTCCTTCCTTCCCCGAGGGGCTTCGGCAGCTCAGCGGGATCGCCTTACGGCCAGCTCCTCGGGCGTAAGAATATGCCGAAAGGTCAGGCTGATCCTGCTATCATCCGTCTCGGTCTTCTTCACCGCATGCAGCCAATGATCCTGCGTGCCCTGGCTCATGTAGAAGAGCGAGCCATGCGGCAAAGGGTATTCCACGGTGAGCTCGGGATCTGTCTTGCTGCGGAAGCTCGGGCAGCGCTCCGCACCAACCGAGAGGATCGCCACCCCCGTGCCTTCCGCGAGGTTGTGGGTCGCATCGGAATGGAAACCCATCGATGAGCGCCCGGATTCGTAATAGTTCAGCAAGCAATTCGTCGGCATGAAGCCGAGACGAACGGAGATTGCTTCGCACAGCGGAGCTAGGCGGGGATGCATCGGCACCAACTGATAGTCGACACCGGAGTCGTCATAGGTCTGGCCGAAGCAAGCGGTCTTCCGTGCTTTCATCCGTTCGTCCCATTGCACCTCCGACAGCAGAGCCTCGAACAAGGCACTGGCATCGGCGGGACTTAGAAACTGGGGATCTAGCGTGGCTTCCGGTTCGGTCATCATCGTTGGACCGCCAGACTATCATAGCCCGGACACCTGATCCAGTCCCTGCTTCGCGCCGCGATCCCGTTTCACTTCAGATACACCTCGCGCGGCTTCGCACCATCGCCAGGGCCGACGACGCCGCGGGCTTCGAGGATATCCACCATGCGCGCGGCGCGGGTGTAGCCGAGACGCAGGCGGCGCTGGAGTAGCGAGGTACTGCACTTTTGCTCCTGTCGCGCGACCTCGATGCACTTCATGATGAGATCTTCATCCGCCGGAGAGATCTCCTCCTCGTCATCGCCATCTTCACCACCGGAGTCGATGGAGCGGACAATGTCCGACTCGAAGTTCGGCTCAGCCTGGGCGGCGCAGTGGTCGACCAAGCGCTCCACTTCTTCATCCGAAACAAAGGCACCCTGCGAGCGCTCCAGCTTCGCGGAGCCGGGCGGCAGGTAGAGCATGTCGCCCTTGCCCACCAGTTTCTCGGCGCCCTTCGTGTCCAAGATAACGCGCGAGTCGAGCTGCGAGGAAACTTGGAAGGCGATGCGGCAGGGAATGTTCGCCTTGATGATGCCGGTGACCACGTCGGCACGCGGTGTCTGCGTGGCGATGATGAGGTGAATGCCCGCGGCACGCGCCTTCTGCGCAATGCGTGCGATGCACATCTCCACATCCGCCGGAGCGGTCTGCATGAGGTCCGCCAACTCATCGATAAGCACGACGATGTAGGGATAGCGGTCGGGGATCTTCTCCTCCTCGATCGGCAGTTCTTCCTCCTCGGCTTCGGCACCAAGCTCGCCAGACTCTAGCGCAGCGGCGATGGACTCGATGGCGTCCATGTCCACCTCTTCATCGGCGTTCCATGGTGGCGGGGCCTCTTCCTCTTCTGCGGCCACCTCCGGTTTCTCCGGACGGACGCGGTGGTTGAAGGAATCGAAATTCCGCACGCCGGTCTTCGCAAAGACGCGGTAGCGCTTCTCCATCTCGTTCACGACCCACTTCAGCGCGGCCACGACCTTCTTCGGATCGGTCACGACGGGAACGACGAGGTGGGGCAGCTTGTTGTACATCTGCATTTCCACCACCTTCGGGTCGACCATGATGAAGCGGAGTTCATCCGGGCCGAACTTGAAGAGCATCGAGGCGATGATCGAATTGATGCAGACCGATTTGCCCGAACCGGTGGCACCGGCGACGAGCAGGTGAGGCATGGCGGCGAGGTCGCCGATGACCGTCTTGCCATAGACATCCTTGCCCAGGGCGAGCGGGATCTTCTTCTTGGCCGAGCGGAACTCGGGATCCTGCAGCAGCTCGCGCAGGGGCACGGAAACCTTCTGCGAATTCGCGAGCTCGATGCCCACGGTGTCCTTGCCGGGAATCGGCGCGAGGATGTTGATCCGCTCCGCACAGGTGGCGCGGGCGATATCCGCCTCAAGCTGGGCGATGCGCGAAACACGCAGACCGGTGGAGGGATAGATCTCGTAGCGGGTGATGGTCGGGCCACGGGTGATGTCGCCCGGAGTGACCTCAATCCCGAAGGCCCGAAGCGTTTCGACGATGGTGCGCTGGGTCGCGAGAAGCTCGTCGCGGTTCGCCTCGGGGGCTTCTTCACCGGTATCCGGATCGAGCAGGTCGAAGCCCGGAAGCTCGTAGTCCTCGAAGCCCGCGGTCGAAAGCGAGAGATGTCCTTCTCCCTTCTGCTTGCGCTCGAAAGGTTTGTCCCCCGGCTTCGGCGCATCGATCTTGCGCTGCGAGGCATCGAAAATCTGGGGGGCGGGAGTTTCGCGCAGCGGCAGCTCTTGCTGGCCTTGGGGCTCCGGCGTCGGAACGGCCGCGGCACTTTTGGCCTCGCGCTCCTTACGGCGGCGCTCGCGTTCACGCTCACGCTCGTTGTTGCGGATCTCTTCTTTCTCGGCAGCGACGCGCCCCTCTTCCTTGCGCTCGCGGTGATTGGCCATCGCCTCAAGAATCAAGGCATGGACGCCCTTGATGAATTTCACCGGCGGCTGGCCGGTAAGCAGGATCAAACCGACCAAGTAAGCGGCACCCAGTAGCAGCAACGAGCCGATGCGATTCAGAAGTGGCAGGAAGATGTGATTCCCCAGCAGCCAGCCGGTCAGGCCGCCCGCATGCTTGCTCCAGTCTACCCCGGTGCCGCCCCGCAGCGCGTGCATGAAGGCGGCACCGCTGAGGATGAGGATGATGAACCCGACCATCGTTCGCGGCCAGAGACGGCCGTCGAACACCAGCTTCACGACGCCGAACCAGATCAGCGCTACCGGCACGATGTAACCCGCGGCACCGAAGAGGGCTACTTGGATGAAGCCGAGAACCGCCCCTACCCCGCCGATGAAATTGTGGCGCTCCTCACCTACCGCACGCTCGGTCGCGAAGTCCCGGAGAAAGCCGATATCGTTCAGGTCCTTGGGCGTGAAGGAAATGACCGAGAGAAAGCACAAGAGGCCGACGCAGATCAGCACGATGCCTACTACCTCGTTCGACCAACGCGGTGGCTCGGATTTCTCGCCTCGTTTGCGGTTGTCACTTTTCGCCATGCCGGATTTCCCCCGGCCAGCATCCCCCGCAAGAACCTGAGGGGCAAGATTGTTTTCGATTCACCGATTGTATGGAAATCCGTAAAAACGGGCTTTTCCCGAACCCGGGACTTCCAGAAACAAGGTCGACCCGCCAAGTTTGCCGCCCCGTGGAACCCATCGTCTTCGAGCCCCTCTACATGCAGCGCGTCTGGGGTGGACGCGAACTGGCACACCAATATGGTCGCAAGCTTCCCGATGAAGCGCCGTACGGCGAGTCTTGGGAAGTGGTCGATCGCGAGACCGAGCAGTCCGTGGTGCGCGGTGGGAGCCATGCGGGGAAGACACTTCACGAGCTCTGGACAAAGCATCGCGACGAGGTGTTCGGCCTCGGACTCCCGGAGACCGAGCGCTTTCCGATCCTGATCAAGGTCTTGGACGCCCGCGACGACCTTTCCATCCAAGTCCATCCGCCGGTCGCGCTGGCGGACTCCCTGAAAGGCGAGCCGAAGACCGAGATGTGGTACATCGCCGATGCGAACTCCGGGGCATCGCTCCATGTGGGCCTGAAACAAGGCGTGTCCCGGCAGGATTTCAAGGCCGCCATCCAAGACGGAACGGTCGCGGAGGCGGTCCACTCGATTCCGGTCCAAGCCGGGGACTCGATCTTCATTCCCTCCGGTCGGCTCCACGCCATCGGAGCCGGTCTTTTGATCCACGAGATCCAGCAGAACAGCGATACGACCTACCGGGTCTTCGACTGGAACCGCCTGGGCCTCGACGGCAAGCCGCGGGAGCTCCATGTGGAAGAATCGCTGGCGAGCATCGACTTCGAGGATTTCGAGCCCGACCTCGCCGAACCGGACCAACAGATCATTGCGGAATGCGAATACTTCCGGGTGGAGAAATTGAAGCTCCAGCCAAGCGAGAGTTGCGGCCACCGCGATCCCCGATGGTTCTCGATCTTCTCGGTCGCCGAAGGCGAGGTGGAGAGCGGCGGATTCCGCTTCAATAAGGGCGATTTCTTCCTACTCCCCGCCGGCAATGGATCGGTGGTGGCGAAGAGCGGAAGCGTCATTCTCAGGACGACGCTCCCGGCGCGATAGATCCATCCAAGCTTCAGCCCAGTTGCCGGGCCGCCTGGAGTGTGTTCTTCATCAGCAGCGCGATCGTCATCGGGCCGACACCGCCGGGGACGGGGGTGATGGCGGAGCACTTCGGAGCCACCTCGTCGTAGGCGACATCGCCCACGAGACGGTAGCCCTTCTTGGTGGAAGGATCGTCGATTCGGTTGATGCCGACATCGATCACCACGGCGCCGTCCTTGACCCAATCGGCCTTCACCATTTCAGGACGACCGACGGCGGCGACGATGATATCGGCACGACGACAGATGGCGGGCAGGTCTTTGCTGCGGGAGTGGGCGATGGTGACGGTCGCATCCGAACCCTTCGCCATCAGGAGCAGGGCCATCGGCTTGCCGACGATCATGCTGCGGCCGATCACGACGGCTTCAGCACCGGCGGTCTTCACCCCGGAGGCGGCAAGCAGGCGCATGCACCCGGCCGGCGTGCAGGGGACGAAACCGGTGGGATCTTCAAGGGCGAGTTTCGCGACATTCTCCGGGTGGAAGCCATCGACATCCTTGCGCGGGTCGAGCGCACGAACCACGGCTTCTTCATCGATGTGTTTCGGTGGCGGGCTCTGCACCAGAATGCCGTGGATCGCGGGATCCGCATTCAACTCGCGGACGACGGCGAGCAGCTCTTCCTGGGTGGTGGTAGCGGGTAACTCGATCTTGCGCGAATAGAGTCCGAGATCGCCGCAAGTCCGCACCTTGGAACCGACATAGACATGCGAGGCCGGATCATCGCCGACAAGCACCACGGCCAGCCCGGGAGTGATGCCCTTGGACTTCAACTCTTGGACCTCTGCGCGGCACTCTTCCAATACGGAAGCAGCAACGGCCTTGCCATCAATTACGGAACTCA
This is a stretch of genomic DNA from Luteolibacter rhizosphaerae. It encodes these proteins:
- the folD gene encoding bifunctional methylenetetrahydrofolate dehydrogenase/methenyltetrahydrofolate cyclohydrolase FolD, which codes for MSSVIDGKAVAASVLEECRAEVQELKSKGITPGLAVVLVGDDPASHVYVGSKVRTCGDLGLYSRKIELPATTTQEELLAVVRELNADPAIHGILVQSPPPKHIDEEAVVRALDPRKDVDGFHPENVAKLALEDPTGFVPCTPAGCMRLLAASGVKTAGAEAVVIGRSMIVGKPMALLLMAKGSDATVTIAHSRSKDLPAICRRADIIVAAVGRPEMVKADWVKDGAVVIDVGINRIDDPSTKKGYRLVGDVAYDEVAPKCSAITPVPGGVGPMTIALLMKNTLQAARQLG
- a CDS encoding ATP-binding cassette domain-containing protein; this translates as MLELQDVCFTIKKDGESINLVDLVNIRIPRGHFMAIVGPSGCGKTTLLKTIAGLNPESSGGLYWEGRNLSVEGDLEASDIGYVPQFSIAYDPLTVDESVEAATKLRVAVRDNEELDHRIDRVLEETGLAAIADRQVKVLSGGQKRRLGLAMELVSDPKLLLCDEVTSGLDPRSEREIVRLLHDLSRREGRIVLSVTHSLAHLELYDSILVLHEGRVAYHGPPDQVTHYFSVHDTEEVYPKLATQTSERWQSSWMKHRAPYYSKLDKVRTKLIDSGALHLPLGVVNQPVSTSSQGESAPAAEVGTTVLEKVAPLTSPAEETPKVRTPGFMTQFMTLLSRRWRIFFRDRGQVFLQLAILLCFPILVTLFSENANGQIANLSDTRQGNIVAEIAEQQTVKRDQVTVGSAISGIIMFQVILLSLMGSNNSAREIAGERQIFEKEKFGGLRPSAYLASKVAFLACLVLAQSLWMGVFVNLFAPFRGGGGGFESHIIFLLLINGAMTAICLGISALMRTAEQASLLSIYLVGFQLPLSGAVLALPDSVEFFTQKFISAYWAWSGSVSALEPKVLHAVKSVIDTGLAERAECLYMLAFHVAAGLIAAWIGARRHQWD
- a CDS encoding alpha-ketoglutarate-dependent dioxygenase AlkB family protein translates to MTEPEATLDPQFLSPADASALFEALLSEVQWDERMKARKTACFGQTYDDSGVDYQLVPMHPRLAPLCEAISVRLGFMPTNCLLNYYESGRSSMGFHSDATHNLAEGTGVAILSVGAERCPSFRSKTDPELTVEYPLPHGSLFYMSQGTQDHWLHAVKKTETDDSRISLTFRHILTPEELAVRRSR
- a CDS encoding DNA translocase FtsK, giving the protein MAKSDNRKRGEKSEPPRWSNEVVGIVLICVGLLCFLSVISFTPKDLNDIGFLRDFATERAVGEERHNFIGGVGAVLGFIQVALFGAAGYIVPVALIWFGVVKLVFDGRLWPRTMVGFIILILSGAAFMHALRGGTGVDWSKHAGGLTGWLLGNHIFLPLLNRIGSLLLLGAAYLVGLILLTGQPPVKFIKGVHALILEAMANHRERKEEGRVAAEKEEIRNNERERERERRRKEREAKSAAAVPTPEPQGQQELPLRETPAPQIFDASQRKIDAPKPGDKPFERKQKGEGHLSLSTAGFEDYELPGFDLLDPDTGEEAPEANRDELLATQRTIVETLRAFGIEVTPGDITRGPTITRYEIYPSTGLRVSRIAQLEADIARATCAERINILAPIPGKDTVGIELANSQKVSVPLRELLQDPEFRSAKKKIPLALGKDVYGKTVIGDLAAMPHLLVAGATGSGKSVCINSIIASMLFKFGPDELRFIMVDPKVVEMQMYNKLPHLVVPVVTDPKKVVAALKWVVNEMEKRYRVFAKTGVRNFDSFNHRVRPEKPEVAAEEEEAPPPWNADEEVDMDAIESIAAALESGELGAEAEEEELPIEEEKIPDRYPYIVVLIDELADLMQTAPADVEMCIARIAQKARAAGIHLIIATQTPRADVVTGIIKANIPCRIAFQVSSQLDSRVILDTKGAEKLVGKGDMLYLPPGSAKLERSQGAFVSDEEVERLVDHCAAQAEPNFESDIVRSIDSGGEDGDDEEEISPADEDLIMKCIEVARQEQKCSTSLLQRRLRLGYTRAARMVDILEARGVVGPGDGAKPREVYLK
- a CDS encoding type I phosphomannose isomerase catalytic subunit translates to MEPIVFEPLYMQRVWGGRELAHQYGRKLPDEAPYGESWEVVDRETEQSVVRGGSHAGKTLHELWTKHRDEVFGLGLPETERFPILIKVLDARDDLSIQVHPPVALADSLKGEPKTEMWYIADANSGASLHVGLKQGVSRQDFKAAIQDGTVAEAVHSIPVQAGDSIFIPSGRLHAIGAGLLIHEIQQNSDTTYRVFDWNRLGLDGKPRELHVEESLASIDFEDFEPDLAEPDQQIIAECEYFRVEKLKLQPSESCGHRDPRWFSIFSVAEGEVESGGFRFNKGDFFLLPAGNGSVVAKSGSVILRTTLPAR